The proteins below come from a single Leptidea sinapis chromosome Z, ilLepSina1.1, whole genome shotgun sequence genomic window:
- the LOC126978630 gene encoding lipase 3-like, with protein sequence MARLKYLTYCVIVWLYSFSLRIILCRDSTESLTDNILQSGIYDALNISGNMKLDDIIKKIESYADTELDDKDLNITQLIQKDGFEVEEHTVTTEDGYILKMFRIPRSGPPIFLMHGIISGSDVWVSTGFDKALAYSLAAQNYDVWMGNARGTRYSLKHVTLSSYQPSFWNYTWHEIGIYDVPTMIDRVLEITKRPSLSYIGHSQGTTVFYVMCSLKPEYNEKISLMVSLAPIAYITNSKFFLYKILSINPEASYAAFTSAGIYNFFGHDEVFLPVETTLCGNPFTALVLCQSLTSLAGGFNYKQVNVPRLPVIFRYFPTGSSVKQGVHYLQSGRAERFQQFDYGPHNLDHYNSTSPPTYPLENIKAPIALFFGDGDYLSVREDVDKLVQRLPNVVDFYTVPDENFEHFDFLWSKDINTLILPRLLKLIKMYTL encoded by the coding sequence ATGGCAAGACTAAAATACCTTACGTATTGCGTAATCGTGTGGTTGTATAGTTTTTCATTAAGAATAATTCTATGTCGCGATAGTACTGAGAGTCTCACAGACAATATATTACAAAGCGGTATTTATGATGCACTGAATATTTCTGGAAATATGAAACTtgacgatataataaaaaaaattgaatcttATGCTGATACAGAATTAGATGATAAGGATTTAAACATTACACAACTAATTCAAAAGGATGGGTTTGAAGTTGAAGAACACACTGTGACAACAGAAGATGGATACATCTTGAAGATGTTCAGAATTCCAAGATCAGGACCTCCTATTTTTCTAATGCATGGAATAATTTCAGGCTCAGATGTTTGGGTGTCAACAGGCTTTGATAAAGCACTTGCTTATAGCCTAGCTGCTCAAAATTACGACGTATGGATGGGTAATGCCCGCGGTACAAGATATTCCTTGAAGCACGTTACCTTAAGCTCATACCAACCCAGTTTCTGGAATTATACGTGGCATGAAATTGGTATATACGATGTGCCGACAATGATCGACCGTGTTCTAGAAATAACAAAACGACCATCTCTGTCATATATTGGACATTCACAAGGAACTACTGTTTTCTATGTAATGTGTTCATTGAAACCCGAATACAACGAAAAAATATCACTTATGGTGTCCTTAGCACCTATTGCTTATATTACAAACTCAAagttctttttatataaaattttatctatCAATCCAGAGGCATCTTACGCAGCGTTTACAAGTGCAGGTATATATAACTTTTTTGGACATGATGAAGTATTTTTACCTGTAGAAACCACCTTATGTGGCAATCCTTTCACAGCATTAGTCTTATGTCAATCTCTAACATCATTAGCTGGTGGTTTCAACTATAAACAGGTGAATGTTCCGCGCTTGCCAGTAATATTTAGATACTTTCCTACTGGTTCATCTGTTAAACAAGGCGTACATTACTTACAATCGGGCCGTGCCGAACGATTTCAACAGTTTGATTACGGACCACATAATTTGGATCATTACAACTCAACAAGTCCACCAACTTATCCTCTAGAAAATATAAAAGCACCGATCGCTTTATTTTTCGGAGACGGGGATTACCTTTCGGTCAGGGAAGATGTCGATAAATTGGTACAAAGGTTGCCAAACGTGGTCGATTTCTACACAGTTCCAGATGAAAATTTTGAGCATTTTGATTTTTTGTGGTCTAAAgatataaatactttaattttgcCAAGgcttttgaaattaataaaaatgtacacgttataa
- the LOC126978631 gene encoding lipase 3-like gives MAKLKYLTDCAIVWLCSFLFNIIQCRGSIESFTDDVLQSSINEAMNISGNMKLDDIVNNIISYPDTELDDMYLNITQLIKKDGFAVEEHVVTTEDGYILKMFRIPKSGPPIFLMHGIISSSDDWISIGINKALAYSLAAQNYDVWMGNARGTRHSLKHVTLSSYEPSFWNYTWHEIGIYDVPTMIDRVLEITKRPSLTYIGHSQGTTVFYVMCSLKPEYNEKISLMVSLAPIAYITNSKFFLYKLLAINPDVAYAAFTSAGVHSFFAHDEIFLPVETALCGNPLTAYFICKSLAALAGGFNNKQVNVLRLPVIFRHFPTGSSVKQIIHYVQSGRSARFQQFDYGPHNLDHYNSPIPPTYPLENITAPIAIFFGNGDYLSVREDVDKLVERLPNVVDFYTVPDEKFEHFDFLWSNGINTLILPKLLKLIKMYTS, from the coding sequence ATGGCGAAACTGAAATACCTTACGGATTGCGCAATCGTCTGGTtgtgtagttttttatttaatataattcaatGTCGCGGTAGTATTGAGAGTTTCACAGACGATGTTTTACAAAGCAGTATTAATGAAGCCATGAATATTTCTGGAAACATGAAACTTGACGATATAGTCAATAACATTATATCTTATCCAGATACAGAATTAGATGATATGTATTTAAACATAACACAACTAATAAAGAAGGATGGGTTTGCAGTTGAAGAACATGTTGTGACAACAGAAGATGGATACATATTAAAGATGTTCAGGATTCCAAAATCAGGTCCTCCTATTTTTCTAATGCATGGGATAATTTCAAGCTCAGACGATTGGATATCAATAGGGATAAATAAAGCACTTGCTTATAGTCTAGCTGCTCAAAATTACGACGTATGGATGGGTAATGCTCGTGGTACGAGACATTCTTTGAAGCACGTTACCTTAAGCTCATACGAACCAAGTTTCTGGAATTATACGTGGCATGAAATTGGTATATACGATGTGCCGACAATGATCGACCGTGTTCTAGAAATAACAAAACGACCATCTCTGACATATATTGGACATTCACAAGGAACTACTGTTTTCTATGTAATGTGTTCATTGAAACCCGAATACAACGAAAAAATATCACTTATGGTGTCCTTGGCACCTATTGCTTATATTACAAactcaaagttttttttatataaacttttaGCTATCAATCCAGATGTAGCTTACGCAGCGTTTACAAGTGCAGGTGTACATAGTTTTTTTGCAcatgatgaaatatttttacctgTGGAAACGGCGTTATGTGGCAATCCTTTGACAGCATATTTCATATGTAAATCTTTAGCAGCGTTAGCTGGTGGTTTCAACAATAAACAAGTTAATGTTCTGCGTTTGCCAGTAATATTTAGGCACTTTCCTACTGGTTCATCTGTTAAACAAATCATACATTACGTTCAATCAGGTCGTTCCGCACGTTTTCAACAGTTTGATTACGGACCACATAACTTGGATCATTACAACTCACCAATTCCACCAACTTATCCTCTAGAAAATATAACAGCACCGATTGCTATATTTTTCGGAAACGGAGATTACCTTTCGGTCAGGGAAGATGTCGATAAATTGGTGGAAAGGTTGCCAAACGTGGTCGATTTCTACACAGTTCCTGATGAAAAGTTTGAGCATTTTGATTTTTTGTGGTCTAATGGTATAAATACTTTGATTTTGCCAAaacttttgaaattaataaaaatgtacacgtcatga